The following are encoded in a window of Phragmites australis chromosome 22, lpPhrAust1.1, whole genome shotgun sequence genomic DNA:
- the LOC133904956 gene encoding 2'-deoxymugineic-acid 2'-dioxygenase-like isoform X1, whose amino-acid sequence MENMLHLTPSRGLLPDEFIFSPDQLPPAISAAGVSLPVVDMSRSRDEVRRAILDAGKEFGFFMVVNHGVSEEAMRDMEAVCQEFFQLPAADKAHLFSEDPSKATRIFSGSIFETGGENYWRDCLRLACAFPVGDSSKDWPDKPQRLREVVEKFIVLTRGMGMEILRLLCEGMGLRPDYLEGDISGGDVVLHINHYPPCPNPDTTLGLPPHCDRNLLTLLLPSLVPGLEVAYNGDWIKVVPVPNSFVVNFGLQLEVVTNGMLKSIEHRVTTNMAVARTTVATCIMPAADCLIGPAEEFLSEDNPPLYRTLTFRDFKRTYNVVKLGSSLNLTTNLKNVQKEI is encoded by the exons ATGGAGAATATGCTCCACTTAACCCCATCCCGTGGCTTGCTCCCGGACGAGTTTATCTTCTCGCCCGACCAGCTCCCGCCTGCCATCTCCGCGGCCGGTGTCTCCCTTCCCGTCGTCGACATGTCCCGCAGCCGCGACGAGGTTCGCCGCGCCATCCTCGACGCCGGCAAGGAGTTCGGCTTCTTCATG GTCGTCAACCATGGCGTCTCGGAGGAGGCGATGCGGGACATGGAGGCGGTGTGTCAGGAGTTCTTCCAGCTACCGGCGGCGGATAAGGCTCACTTGTTCTCGGAGGATCCAAGCAAAGCcacccggatcttctctggctCCATCTTTGAGACCGGGGGCGAGAACTACTGGCGGGACTGCCTCCGCCTTGCCTGCGCCTTCCCCGTCGGTGACAGCAGCAAGGACTGGCCCGACAAGCCCCAGAGGCTTCG GGAGGTTGTCGAGAAGTTCATCGTGCTGACGAGAGGCATGGGGATGGAGATACTGCGGCTGCTGTGCGAGGGCATGGGGCTCCGACCTGACTACTTGGAGGGGGACATCAGCGGCGGCGATGTGGTCCTCCACATCAACCATTACCCACCGTGCCCGAACCCGGACACGACGCTCGGCCTGCCGCCGCACTGTGACCGCAACCTCCTCACCCTACTCCTCCCAAGCTTGGTTCCTGGACTCGAGGTCGCCTACAATGGCGACTGGATCAAGGTCGTGCCCGTGCCCAACTCCTTCGTCGTCAACTTCGGCTTGCAGCTCGAG GTTGTGACCAATGGGATGCTGAAGAGCATAGAGCACCGTGTGACGACCAACATGGCGGTGGCGAGGACAACGGTGGCGACGTGCATCATGCCGGCAGCAGACTGTCTCATTGGCCCCGCGGAGGAGTTCCTTAGCGAGGACAACCCACCGTTGTACCGCACCCTCACGTTCCGCGACTTCAAGCGCACCTACAATGTTGTAAAATTGGGGTCATCGCTCAATCTTACCACAAACCTCAAGAACGTTCAGAAGGAGATATGA
- the LOC133904956 gene encoding 2'-deoxymugineic-acid 2'-dioxygenase-like isoform X2 produces MENMLHLTPSRGLLPDEFIFSPDQLPPAISAAGVSLPVVDMSRSRDEVRRAILDAGKEFGFFMVVNHGVSEEAMRDMEAVCQEFFQLPAADKAHLFSEDPSKATRIFSGSIFETGGENYWRDCLRLACAFPVGDSSKDWPDKPQRLREVVEKFIVLTRGMGMEILRLLCEGMGLRPDYLEGDISGGDVVLHINHYPPCPNPDTTLGLPPHCDRNLLTLLLPSLVPGLEVAYNGDWIKVVTNGMLKSIEHRVTTNMAVARTTVATCIMPAADCLIGPAEEFLSEDNPPLYRTLTFRDFKRTYNVVKLGSSLNLTTNLKNVQKEI; encoded by the exons ATGGAGAATATGCTCCACTTAACCCCATCCCGTGGCTTGCTCCCGGACGAGTTTATCTTCTCGCCCGACCAGCTCCCGCCTGCCATCTCCGCGGCCGGTGTCTCCCTTCCCGTCGTCGACATGTCCCGCAGCCGCGACGAGGTTCGCCGCGCCATCCTCGACGCCGGCAAGGAGTTCGGCTTCTTCATG GTCGTCAACCATGGCGTCTCGGAGGAGGCGATGCGGGACATGGAGGCGGTGTGTCAGGAGTTCTTCCAGCTACCGGCGGCGGATAAGGCTCACTTGTTCTCGGAGGATCCAAGCAAAGCcacccggatcttctctggctCCATCTTTGAGACCGGGGGCGAGAACTACTGGCGGGACTGCCTCCGCCTTGCCTGCGCCTTCCCCGTCGGTGACAGCAGCAAGGACTGGCCCGACAAGCCCCAGAGGCTTCG GGAGGTTGTCGAGAAGTTCATCGTGCTGACGAGAGGCATGGGGATGGAGATACTGCGGCTGCTGTGCGAGGGCATGGGGCTCCGACCTGACTACTTGGAGGGGGACATCAGCGGCGGCGATGTGGTCCTCCACATCAACCATTACCCACCGTGCCCGAACCCGGACACGACGCTCGGCCTGCCGCCGCACTGTGACCGCAACCTCCTCACCCTACTCCTCCCAAGCTTGGTTCCTGGACTCGAGGTCGCCTACAATGGCGACTGGATCAAG GTTGTGACCAATGGGATGCTGAAGAGCATAGAGCACCGTGTGACGACCAACATGGCGGTGGCGAGGACAACGGTGGCGACGTGCATCATGCCGGCAGCAGACTGTCTCATTGGCCCCGCGGAGGAGTTCCTTAGCGAGGACAACCCACCGTTGTACCGCACCCTCACGTTCCGCGACTTCAAGCGCACCTACAATGTTGTAAAATTGGGGTCATCGCTCAATCTTACCACAAACCTCAAGAACGTTCAGAAGGAGATATGA
- the LOC133905037 gene encoding 2'-deoxymugineic-acid 2'-dioxygenase-like: MRDMEAMCQEFFQLPAADKAHLFSEDPSKATRIFSGSIFETGGENYWRDCLRLAYAFPVGDSSKDWPDKPQRLREVVEKFIVLTRGMGMEILRLLCEGMGLRPDYLEGDISGGDVVLHINHYPPCPNPETTLGLPPHCDRNLLTLLLPSLVPGLEVAYNGDWIKVVPVPNSFVVNFGLQLEVVTNGMLKTIEHRVTTNMAVARTTVATCIMPAADCLIGPAEEFLSEDNPPLYRTLTFRDFKRIYNVVNLGSSLNLTTNLKNVQKEI; encoded by the exons ATGCGGGACATGGAGGCGATGTGTCAGGAGTTCTTCCAGCTACCGGCGGCGGATAAGGCTCACTTGTTCTCGGAGGATCCAAGCAAAGCcacccggatcttctctggctCCATCTTTGAGACCGGGGGCGAGAACTACTGGCGGGACTGCCTCCGCCTTGCCTACGCCTTCCCCGTCGGTGACAGCAGCAAGGACTGGCCCGACAAGCCCCAGAGGCTTCG GGAGGTTGTCGAGAAGTTCATCGTGCTGACGAGAGGCATGGGGATGGAGATACTGCGGCTGCTGTGCGAGGGCATGGGGCTCCGACCTGACTACTTGGAGGGGGACATCAGCGGCGGCGATGTGGTCCTCCACATCAACCATTACCCACCGTGCCCGAACCCGGAGACGACGCTCGGCCTGCCGCCGCACTGTGACCGCAACCTCCTCACCCTACTCCTCCCAAGCTTGGTTCCTGGACTCGAGGTCGCCTACAATGGCGACTGGATCAAGGTCGTGCCCGTGCCCAACTCCTTCGTCGTCAACTTCGGCTTGCAGCTCGAG GTTGTGACCAATGGGATGCTGAAGACCATAGAGCACCGTGTGACGACCAACATGGCGGTGGCGAGGACAACGGTGGCGACGTGCATCATGCCGGCAGCAGACTGTCTCATTGGCCCCGCGGAGGAGTTCCTTAGCGAGGACAACCCGCCGTTGTACCGCACCCTCACGTTCCGCGACTTCAAGCGCATCTACAATGTTGTAAATTTGGGGTCATCGCTCAATCTTACCACAAACCTCAAGAACGTTCAGAAGGAGATATGA